From Microbacterium sp. 10M-3C3:
CCGCGCCCCTGGGGCCTGCCGACGGTCGAGAAGATGAGCCGTAGGTGCAGCTCGATGGCGGTGCGTTCGAGGTGGTGGCTGGTGAAGTCGGAGCCGTGGTCGACGTGCAGCACATCGGGGATTCCGCACATCGCCCACGCGGGGTCGGTCTTTCGCCAGATCGCCTGCCGCAACGCGAGCGCGGTGTTCAGTGACGAGGGCGCTCCGGTGAAGACCATGTATCCGCAGATCGCGCGGGAGTGATCATCCATGACGGTTGTCAGCCAGGGCCGGTCGGGCTTCCCGTTCGCGCCGATGATGAGGATGTCGAGTTCGGTATGGTCGGCCTGCCAGATCTGGTTCGGCCGTTGTGCGCGACGGCGGAACACCAGCTCGTGACGATCGCGGTAGGACGCGGGACCCTCCAACGCGAGGGTGACGAGTGCGGGGTCGAGGGCCTGCACGATTTCTCGGACGGTCGCGTAGCTCGGCGCCGGCCTACTCTCGCGTAGGCACTCTTCGACGATGAGTCGATGCAGCGTCGCGATTGACGGACGAGGCCGGGTCAGGGCGAGCCGCTCGATGGCGGCGACGGTTGCGGGGTCAGTGCGTCGGCTGCCCTTGTCTCTTCGTGCGGTGTCGTCGAGTCCTGCGAGCCCGTGTTTCTCGTAGAGCTGATGCCAGCGTTGGAGCGTCCGCGTGCCGATGCCGCTCTCGCGGGCGAGGGCCGCGAGGGGGATCTGATCTTCGACGTGAAGTCGGAGGATCCGCCACCGCTCGAGGCCGTCCATGAGCCGCTACATCGCTGCGCTCTCGCGGGCCGCATGGACCTGCTGATGGCGGTAGAGCGTCGCGCGACTCCACCCGACGAGACGAGCGGCGTCCTCGGCGGTGCGGCCGCGCGCTCGCGCATCCGCGGCAATCGCGAGCTTGTCCGCGATCACGACCGGGTCCGACAGAGGCCGGCCAAACCGGGTCCCGTTCGCTCGGGCGGCTGCGATGCCGGCGTTGACCCGTTCGACGATGAGCTCCCGCTCGTACTCCGCGAGCGTGGCCAACATGTTCAACATCAGCCGGCCCGTCGACGTCGACGGATCGATGCCATCCGAGATCGACCGCACCTGCACGCCGCGCTCGCGCAGCAGATTCACGGTGTTCAGCACGTCGATCAGGGAGCGGCCGAGGCGGTCGACTCGCCAGACGACGACGGTGTCGCCGTCTTCGGCGTACTCGAGGAGCTTCTTCATCCCGGTCCGCTCGATCGCGGTCTTGCTCCCCGAGGTGACATCCGCGAAGACGTCGCGCTTTTGCACCCCGGCAGCAACGAGCGCGTCGAGCTGCAGCTGCGCGTCCTGACTCGACGTACTCACGCGCGTGTATCCGAGAAGCCTCACGAGCCCATTCTGACTCGGAAACACCCTTTATGACCCCTGCTGAGACGAATTATGGCGAGACGCCTTTCTGAGACGACGCGCATCCCGAGATTTCGGGCAAAGGGGCGCTGTCGAGGGCCACTTGGTCCGGCGTCTCAGAAAGCTACTGGTTTTTGAGGCGCGCGCCGATCCTCCGCTGTTGGAGCGTGGGTGAAGGGTTCAATCGGTCTGAACGACCGGTAGCCCCGTCGCGGCTGCGGCGTCTGCGAGCGAGCCGAGGTTGCGTACTTGGGTGAAGCCTGCGTCCTCCATGAGGTCGACGGCGGCTGCGGCGCGTTGACCTGAACGGCAGTAGACGACGTAGTCGGCGTGGGGGTCCAGGTCAGGGATTGCCGTTTGCAGCTCGCCGGCGGTGACGTCGAGCAGGAGTGCCCCATCGAGATGCCCTTCGGCGTGTTCGGCGGGTGTGCGGACGTCGATGACGATCGCATCCGAGCTAACCGCAGGTTGGGCGGTGGTCGGCGCGGTGCAACTCGTGAGCGCGAAGGCGGCGACGAGTGCGGTGACTGTAACGAGGGCGAAGCGACGCATGGGGTCCTTTCGGGGGTTTGGGGTTAGAGGTTGCAGGAGCGGTCGGCGCAGTGATGTGTGGGGTGTCGGCTGAGACGGCGGTGGAGGTGGCAGCCCGCGCACCAGCCGAAGATCGCTTCCAGGGCTAGGAGGATGAAGCAGACACCGCACAGGGCGAGTACCCCCTGGAGGGGGATAGCGCCGGAGCCCAGCGCGACGCATGAGACTGTGGCGATGCCGACGGCTAGCCACCACGCGAAGGCCTTCTGCGGGGCGCCGACCCAGCGCGGGAAGTGGGAGCGGCTCGCGAGTCGTCCCAACGCCAGGGTGATCGACAACCGATCACTGACGAGGAGACGGGTCAGCATGTCGAGCAGGAAGAACATTCCGAACATCTGCAGCGGGCGAGTCGTCCCGAACGCGAGTGCGGCGGTGGCGGCGAGAAGTCCGAGCGTCAGCAGGAGACCGGCCGCGATCCGGACCGCACGTTCATCGATGACAGGCCCCTGGTAGCCCTCGATGAGGGCACCAACGCGCGGGAGGACGACAGCGGGGGTGACGGACATGAGCGATTCCCGGAGGGTCATAGAAGAGGTGCGAGGCGCAGGATCGTCGCTGTGAGCATGATGATGCCCACGCCCAGGACGAAGAAGCCGAAGCTTTTGCGGAGCGTGGGGGCGGACAACTTTCTGGCGAGCAGCATCCCGGCGACGGAGCCGACAACGGCGAAGGCGGTGAAAGGAAGAACGGTTTCCCATGGGATCGCGGTGGCGAACACCTGTGCGGCGAGTCCTGCGGTGGAGTTCAGTGCGATGACGAGGAGTGATGTGCTGGTGGCCGCGGCGATGGGCAGACCGAAGATCAGCAGCGCGGGGACGATGAGGAAACCACCTCCCGCCCCGAGCAGCCCCGTGAGGAACCCCACAGACACCCCCATGATCACGACGCGCAGGACATGAGAGCTGCGCGCGCGAGGTCGCTCGGGTGGGGCGGGTGTGCGACGGCCGCGGATCATCGCGAGTGCCGTGGCGATCATGATGCCGCTGAAGAGAATGGCGAGGAGGGAGTCGGGCACGAACCGCCCCAGAGATGCACCGCCGAGCCCGCCGAGCATCCCTGTCGCCCCGAACGCGACACCGACCCCCCATTTCACGGTCCCCGTTCGCGCGCGTATCAGGACGGCGATGGCGCTGGTCACTGCGACCACGAAGAGCGAAGACGCGATCGCCTCTCGCGTTCCCATGCCCAATATCAGGGTGAGGACGGGGACGGCGAGGATTGAGCCGCCTCCGCCGAGGAGCCCGAGCGCGACGCCGACCACGGTCGCGAGGATCATCGCGGTGATGATGGGCAAGGTCAGTCGGGCTCCTCGAGGGGTCAGGCGGCGTTCGCGGCGGGCTGCGCCGTTGCGGCGAGCCAGGCGCGGTAGCTGCCGTCGATCTCGATGACGTCGTGACCGGCTCGACGCAGGGCGCTGGCGACGACGCTGTTGCGGACGCCGCTCTGGCAGTAAGTGAGGATGACGCCCGAGCTGGGGAGCTCATCGGTGTGCCAGAGAGCGCGACCGCCGGAGAGTTGGGCGGCACCGGGGATGTGTCCCGCGTTGTATTCGGTGCGGTTGCGCACATCGAGCAGGAGGGCGTGCTCCACCTGGTCGATGTCCGTGGGGGCGATGGTCTTCGGCTGAACGAGCCGCAGTCCGTCGAGGGTGTCGGTGAAGCCGTGGACAGCGTCGATCCCCACCCGCAGCAGGTGGTCGCGGAACCGCCCGGCCGCGTCAGTCGAGTCGGCCAGAATGACGAGGGGGCGTGTTTCCGTCTCAGGGTCGTAGACCCAGGCGGCGTAGCTGGCGGCTTTCGCTTCGCCGGGGACGTTGAGCGCGCCGGGCACGGTGCCCTGGTGTACCTGCGCGTGGTGGCGGGTGTCGATGAGGATGACGCTGTCTTCCTCCAGCGCAGCGGACAGGTCGGAGGCGTCGATTTGCGGCAGCGGTGCGAGCTTGCCCAGCAGAGCGGGCCCGGTGCGGTTCTGCCGCTTCATCCGGGCGAAGTAGGCGTGCGCATCAGGTTGATCATCGAGGAGGGAGTTGATGAAGCCCTGCTCGTCGCCGGCGGCCAGGTACGGTGCCCACCAGGCAAAGCGTCGCTCGTATCCGACCGTGGAGGTGGGGACAGCGCCGAGGGCCTTGCCGCAGGCCGAGCCGGACCCGTGTGCGGGGAGCACCTGGACGTAGTCCGGGAGGGTGAGGAAACGGTCGCGAAGGCTGGCGAACAGATCGCGCGCGCCCTGGAAGCGGGTGTCGATACCGCCGGCGGCTTCATCCAGCAGGTCGGGGCGGCCGATGTCGCCGACGAAGACGAAGTCGCCGCTGAGGAAGTAGCCCGGGTCGGAGGTGGCGGCTCCATCGGTGACGAGGAAGGAAAGGTGCTCGGGGGTGTGGCCGGGGGTGTGCACTGCTTCGAGGGCGATGTTGCCGAGGGTGATGCGCTGACCGTGCACCATCCGGGTGGCGTCATCGAATCCGGAACCGTACTGCCAGTCGGGCCCGCCCTCGGCGGAGACGTACATCGTCGCTCCCGTGCGGGCAGCGAGTTCGCGGGTGCCGGAGAGGTAGTCGGCGTGGATGTGAGTCTCGGTGACGGCAGTGATGGTCATGCCATGCTTCGCGGCGAGGTCGAGATAGACCTGCACGTCGCGGCGGGGATCGACCACAATCGCTTCACCGTTCCGCTGGCAACCGATCAGGTAGCTGGCGTGCGCGAGGTCGTCGTCATACAAGCGTTCGAGGAGCACGGGGATCTGCTTTCGCGGGGTCAGTGCGCGCAGGTGCAGCGCTGGTCTTCGGGAACGTCGGCGAGGGCGTCGTCGATGTGTTGGCCGCAGCCGGCCCACGTGGGCTTGCCGCAGGAGGGGCAGGTGATTTGAGCGCACACGGTCAGGCAGCCGTCTCGGCAGCCGCGATCTGGCGGCGGACATCATCCATGTCCAGCTCGCGGGCTTTGGTGATCAGTTGCTCGAGCTGCGGGGCAGGCAGAGCACCGGGCTGCTTGTACACCAGCACGCCATCGCGGATCACCATCAGCGTCGGGATCGAGGTGATGCGGTGAGCCGAGGACAACTCAGCTTCCGCTTCGGTGTCCACTTTCGCGAACACGATGTCGGGGTGCTTCTCCGACGCCGCCTCGAATACCGGAGCGAACGAGCGGCACGGGCCGCACCAGGCCGCCCAGAAGTCGATGAGGACGATCCCGTCTGCCTGGACGGCCGGGCCGAAGGTCTCGTTCGTGAGCTCAGTGGTGGCCATCGTCGGTCACCGCCCGAACAGGCGCGAGAAGAACCCGCCCTGCTTCGACTGTGCAGCCTGCACCTCACCGCGCGTGTGGTTGCCATTGCACCACTGCGACGCGGGCACCGACGCGCGTACCGAAGACACGTGCTGGCCGCAGCCCGCCCACGTCGTCTTCCCACAGGTCCGGCACTTCGTAGCTCGACACATGTTCTCTCCCTTTCCGGCGATACCCCAGGGGGTATATCTGAACCTGGACGCCCAGGATACTCCGGGGGGTATAGTTGTTGTCAACTCGACGGAAGGAACCGCTCATGGGCAGTGACCCGCAAGGCCCTGACTCGCTGCTGCACGATCAGGAGGCGAAGCGAAAGGTGCTCAACCGTCTGAAGCGTGCGCAAGGACAGCTCGCCGCGGTGATCGGCGCCGTTGAAAACGACGCACACTGCCGCGACGTCGTTCAGCAGCTCTCCGCCGTCTCTAAAGCTCTGGATCGGGCCGGCTTCCTCGTCATCTCCACCGCTCTTCGCGACTGCATGACCACGCCGGAGGCGGATAACGTCACCAACCCCGACGAGCTGGAAAAGCTCTTCCTCTCCCTCGCCTGATGACCACGCGAAACACGCTCGTCATCCACGTCTTCGCCGAGGACGCCGCGGTTCTCACCGCCGCGCTGCGCGTTGCCCGAAACGCCGTTGACGATCTCAGTCCCGACGGCATCGTGCAGCTCGTCGTCCAGGGCGGCGCGGTGCGGGGCCTGGTCGCGGACGGTGCCTATCGAGACGATCTCGTCGCAACGATCCGCAGTGCGGGCGTACAGGTGCTGGCGTGTCAGAACAGCATGAGCCGAGAAGACGTGGACGCTGATTCTTTGCTCGAGGGGGTGTCAACCGTTGCCGCGGCCGTGGGCTACCTCGCTCAACAACAATGGGCAGGCGCCGCCTACGTACGACTGTGATGCATCCAGCACCTGTCACGCCATCCGCACGCACCGGTATCGCAGCTGTGACCTCTTCTGCGTGATGGCAACTAGTCCGAGAGCGACATTTCTGCGCAAAACTCTGAAGTCCCACCGACGAGCATCCCTCCAGCAAGGCGGCCCAGCCCCGACCTGAGCCCTGCGAGAACCGAGCTGCTGTAGACACGTCACGTAGCGAAGTCAGAACGCCGCCACGGAGCGCTGTTATTCACAGGAGGCGAGCTGCGTGGCCGCGGCGCTGTTCAGAATCGATCGTTTTCGGACGGTCACTTCGCATCGGTGAGGCCCGATATGATCGGTCTGTGCCGATGACAACCGATCTGACCGCTGCTGTATCGCTCTTCCACTCGCTTGCCGACCACAGCCGCTTATCAATACTGCGGCGACTGTCGATGGGCGAGGCTCGGGTGAGGGACCTCACCGACGAGCTTGGGCTAGCGCAATCCACCGTGTCGGAGCACGTCGGGTGCCTCCGCGAATGCGGACTTGTTGTCGCCCGCGGCGAAGGCCGACAGAACTTTTACTCCGTCTCCACTCCGGAAGTCATTGACGTCCTGGAAACCGCCGAGCGGCTTCTCGCCACGACCGGCTACAAAGTTGATCTGTGCGAGACCTATGGGCGTGATGGCCGATGATCGGGACCATCGCCGCTGCCATCGGCCTGTTCGCAGCCACGAACATCGACGACATCGTCGTCCTCACGGTGCTGTTTCTCGCATCGACGCGCGGGGCTCTTCCAGGATGGAAGGTAGTTGCAGGACAGTACCTCGGGTTCATCGCCCTAGTGGCGATCAGCGTCATCGCCGCCGCTGGCCTCACCATCGTCCCCGACGAATGGGTCGGGTTCTTGGGCCTGATTCCACTTGCAATTGGTATCTATGGACTGATCCGAACCCTCCGGCACCGCGGTGACGATGACGATGACGAAAGCGCGATCAGCGCGGGGGGCTTGCTAGGAGTCGCGGGCATCACGATTGCCAACGGCGCCGACAACATTTCGCTCTATACGCCGGTTTTCCGCACCAACCCCGTTCCGGACACCATCGTCACACTCATCGTGTTCTTGGTGCTCGTCGCTGTGTGGTGCGTCGTCGCACGCTTCGTCGGCACGAACAAGGCGGTCACCGAGGCTCTTGAAAAGATCGAGCACTGGCTCGTGCCCGCCGTCTTCATCGGGCTTGGCCTGTACATCCTGATCGAGTCTGGCGTGGTCCTCCGCCTCATCGACGTTCTGTCATGACCACGGTGGCCCGCCTCGCTGTCGCTGCAGTCACTGTTGCTGCCGCCTTCGCGGTCGACCAATTCACGAAGGCCTGGGCGCTGTCCTCTCTCGGCAATGGCCAGAAGATCGAGCTCGGCCTTGGGGTAACCCTTCGTCTCGTATTCAACCCCGGCGTCGCCTTCGGGCTCGGGGGTGACGTGGGAGCACCGCTCGTCATCGGCATCATGGCGCTCACCAGCGGACTTCTCGCGTGGATAGTCATCCGAGTTGTCCGAGGGCGCAACATGGGCGCCACCGCCTTCCTGGCCGTCGCGGCCGGCGGTGCGATCGGCAACCTGTGGGACCGCACCACGCGCGCTCAAACCGGACCACTTAGCGGAGAGGTCGTCGACTTCATCGGCGTCGACTGGTTTGCCATCTTCAATATGGCTGACGTGTTCACTACGCTGGGCCTTCTCGGGTGGGCCGTTCTGCTCCTGGTGCAACGCGACGACACTCACACCCCTGCCTCCTCCGAAAACGCGTCCTCCTGTTCGCCGGCGGGGTCGCCCTTGACCGCAGTCAAATCACCGTCGACGACACCGCCTGGATGAACGCGATGATCCCCCACCACTCCCTCGCCATCACCCGGGTCGTAGTGGTCGTTCGAGGTGATGACGTCTCCTGTTCGGATGGGAGCGGATGCGGGTCGTGTTCACAGGGCGACTGCGAACCTGGGCCGACTTAGAGAGCAGCAAGAAGGTCGGTGCATGCCTGCTCGCAGCGGCGGCAGGATTCGGCGCACACGCGGCAGTGCTCGTGCATGTCTGCGTGCTGTTCGCACTCGGCGGCACAGGACGCGCAGGCGGTGCGGCAGGCTTCGAGCAAGGCGCGAACTGTCGCGACATCCGGCGCGGTTTGGCGGGAAAGCACTGCACCGGTGACGGCGCAGATATCTGCGCAGTCCGAGTTCTTCCGAATGCACGCAACGAGCTCCGCGACCATGTCTTCTCCGAGGCATGCATCTGCGCAGGCGGTACATGCCTGGGCGCATTCGACGCACGCCTCGATGCAGCGCAGAAGGGCGTCCTGTGCTGCGGCGAAACCGACTTTCGGGTGGGTGGCGAGCATTTGATCTGCAACAGTCATGGCGGCTTTCCTTTCTTCGGGGTCTTCCCCCGGTGCGGTCACGCTAGAGCGAGGTCGAGGATCGACGGAGGGGCTTGTGGTCTTTCGATGAGTGGTTGGTAGGCGGAGGGCAGCAGGCTGAGTCCGCTGTCGTCGACGATGAGGATGTCGCCAGCGTCGGTAATGGCGATTGCCTGCGCGGAGCCGTGCGCCGTGGCGATGTTTCGCCACGATGGATCGCGTGTCGTGCTCCTCCACAAGCTGCCTTTGCTTCCCACGCCGATCAGTTGCTGGCCGTCCGGGGACACAGCGATGAGGGACATGATCGGGCGGTCTGGCAGCGGTCCGAACGTCGCCCCTTGGTCGGTACTGACCTGAGGCCCGTCGGGCGTCGCGGCGATGATGCGTCCGGTGGCGTCGACGACCAGTGCGAAGGACAGCAGGGTTGCGCCCGTGGAAGACCACGTGGCGCCGCGGTCCGTGCTTGCCAGCATCTGGGCGCTACCGGTTTCTTGTCCGTACAGGGTGCCGTCCGGTGCGGCGGTGAGGACGTGAAAGTCTTTCTCGCCGGTGAACGCCACCGGCTCCCATGTCGTGCCGCCGTCGCTGCTGCGGATGATGCCGAGGTTCCCTTCCCCAAGCTCCCCGGGGGTGCCTCGGCCGGGATGGCCGGAGGCGATGAGAGTGTCGTCGACAGCGGTGAGGCCCATCGCGTCGAAGCCGTAGCTGCCGACGCGGGAGCCGAGTTGCCCGTCAGCGGTGGCGGCGTAGAGGCCCTCGTGGGTGCCGAGAAGGAAGCCGTCATCGTCTGGCGCGGGCACGATCGCGTGAACGTGAGACAGCGCCGTGTCGGTGTGGTCGCTGCCGGTCGATGGCGGTTCGGCTGCGGCGCAGCCGGTGAGCAGCAAGCTGGTGAGCGCGACGAAGCTCGCCGTCGCGCGCAGGTGGATGCGCATTCGCACCCTTTCGATTCCAGGGTGAGGACGCCCTACCGGGGCGTCCTCACCGGTGGGGTGCGTTAGAGCTGCGCGAGCAGTTCCTGCATCTTGGCAATTTCGGCGGTCTGCGTGTCGACGATGGTCTGCGCCATCGCGACCGCGTCAGCGTTCTGGCCGTTGTCGACTTCGTCCTGGGCCATCTGGATCGCGCCTTCATGGTGCATCGTCATCTGCTCGAGGAACAGCCGGGACGCCTCGGCGCCGGTGGCGGCTTCCAGCGCGGCCATGTCGTCCTCGCTCATCATGCCGCCGCCGTGGTCCATGCCTTCCATGCTGTCCATATCGGGCATGTCGGCGCCCCACTCGGTCAGCCAGGACTGCAGCTGGTCGATCTCGGGCTGCTGGGCGGCCTTGATGTCCGAGGCCAGGGTCAGCACACCCGGGTCGATGCCCTCCTTGTCCAGGATCATGTCAGCCATCTCGACGGCCTGCTGATGGTGGGGGATCATCATCTGCGCGAACATCACATCCGCGTCGTTGAAGTCCGCCGTTACCGTGGACGATGAGGACGGGGACGAGCTGCTGCCGTGGTCCATGCCAGGCATGGACTCCGAGCCGGAGCCGTCGGCGCAGCCGGCGAGGGTGAGGGCGGCGGCGAGGGTGAGCGCAGCGGTCGCTGCGGTACGAATCTTCATCAGGGTTCTCCAAATACAGGGGTAGGTGAACGAACACCGGTCGCATCGACAGGTGCGTAAAGGCGGAGCCGGCAGGAGTGCGCCGGCTCGGCCGCATCACCTACGACTGATGCAGAGAGCTGTGAGAGAAGGCGGCCGCGGCCTCGGCCTGCCGGGAAGCGCGGCACTGAGTGGCCGCGGGCGCGGCAGGACCGACAACCACACCTGGCTCGGGCGGAGTCGGGCCAGCAGCACGCTAGCCAGCAGTGCCAGCACACACGCCATGGCCAACATGTCGGCGTGGCCTGAGCCACAATCCGCACACCCTTCGTCCGTCACGGTGGCACCGGAATGGTGATCATCCGCGGTGGCGCTGGCGGTGGCGACGGTGGCTTGGTGGCCGGTGTTGGCGGCGGTGTGGGTGTTGAGGGAGTGCATGGCCAGCAGGCCGACGATGACCGCGCCGGTCAACGCGATAAGCAGCAGCAGCGTGCGGGCCATGGATCGACTGGCGTGGAGCCGGTCTGTCAGTGTGATCAGCGACATGTCACCTCCCTCCCTTCCACGGTACGTCACTCCTGTCAGCGATCGGCAACTGCGTCCGGGCTGAGGTCCAGGCGTCGCAGCAGTTGAGCATTGAGGGCCACGACGATGGTGGACAGCGACATCAGAATGGCGCCGACAGACATCGGCAGCACAAACCCGACGGGGGCGAGCACCCCGGCGGCCAGGGGGACGGAGATGAGGTTGTACCCGGCGGCCCACCACAGGTTCTGCTTCATCTTGCGGTAGCTGGCGCGAGACAACTCGATCACCGACAGCACGGAGCGGGGATCGTCACTGGCAAGAATGACACCGGCGGACGCTATCGCCACATCAGTGCCCGCACCGATGGCGATACCGACGTCGGCTTGCGCGAGAGCCGGTGCATCGTTGACCCCGTCACCGACCATGGCGACCTTGCGGCCTTCGCTTTGAAGCTCCTTGACCTTGGACGCCTTGTCCTCCGGCCGGACCCCGGCGAAGAACCGGTCGATACCGAGGTCGGCGGCGACGGAGGCGGCGACCGCTTCGGCGTCTCCGGTGATCATGACGACCTGTACACCCCGCTGATGTAGCGCGTCGACGGCCGCGCGGGATTCGGGACGGATCTCGTCCGCCAGGCGCAATGCCCCTGCGACCTGCCCGTCGACGAGAACGTGCAGGATGATCGCGCCCTCCTTGCGCCACTCATCCGCGACCGGCAGCTCGGCCGCGCCCTCCTGCTTCAGCATGTACGGGCCGCCGACCTGGACGGTGCGACCGGTCACCCGCGCACGGACACCGACGGCCGGTGAGGACTGAAAGTCGACGGCAGCGGGAACGGTGAACTGCTTCTCCTGCGCGGCGTTCACGATCGCCCGAGCCAGAGGGTGTTCCGAGTCTGCTTCGGCGGCGGCGGCCCACGTGAGCAGCTCGTCTGCATCGATACCAGCGGCCGGGTCGATCGCGGTGACGGCGGGGGTGCCCTTGGTGAGGGTGCCGGTCTTGTCGAACAGGACCGTGTCGACGGTGCGCATGCTCTCCAGCGCGAGGCGGTCTTTCACGAGCACACCGCCGCGGGCGGCGCGCTCGGTCGCGATGGACACCACCAGCGGGATGGCAAGGCCCAGGGCATGCGGGCAGGCGATGACGAGGACGGTGATGGTGCGGATCACGGCTTGGTCGGGGAGCCCGACCAAGGTCCAGACCGTGGCTGTGATCGCGGCCGCCCCGAGAGCGAACCAGAACAGCCACCCGGCGGCACGGTCCGCGAGGCGTTGCGCGTGAGAGGAGGAGTTCTGCGCTTCGGTGACGAGTTTCTGGATGCCGGCCAGCGCGGTGTCCTCCCCGACCGCAGTGATTTCGACCCTCACCCCGGAGTCGGTGGCGACGGTGCCTGCGATGACCTGGTCGCCGTCGCTGCGGCGAACCGGGCGGGATTCGCCAGTGATCATCGACTCGTCCATGCTGGCCGACCCCTGCACGATCCGACCATCCGCGGGGACCCGCCCGCCGGGGCGGACAACGACGACGTCACCAACTTGCAGATCGGCGGGGGCGACGGTGACAGTGCTGTCGCCCTCGACCTTTTCGGCCTCGTCGGGTAGGAGCGCGGCGAGGGAGTCCAGGGCGGAGGTGGTCTGGGCGAGGGAACGCATCTCGATCCAATGCCCGAGGAGCATGATGACGATCAGCAGCGCCAGCTCCCACCAGAAGTCCAGCTCGTGGTGCAGCAGCCCTATGCTGGCCCCCCACGAGGCGAGGAATGCGACGGTGATCGCGAGGGCGATGAGGAGCATCATGCCGGGCTTGCGGGCACGGAGCTCGCTGACGGCACCGGTGAGGAACGGGGCACCACCCCACACATACATGACGGTGCCGAGGATGGGGGACACCCATTCCACCCATGCGGCGTCGGGCAGCGGGTATCCAATCAGCATCGAGAACATCGTGGAGAACCCCACGACCGGCACAGCGAGAATCAGCATGATCCAGAACAGGCGCCGGAACCGGGCAACGTGATCGCCGTGTCCGGCGTGCCCGCCGTGGTCGGCGTGGCCGTGTCCGGACTGTCCGGCGGCGGGTGCCCGCTCGTCTTCGCTCTGCGGGTGACTCATCGCCGCGTGGTCGTGTTCGGCGGTGGCCGCCGGGGCGTGGTGGTTGTGGTGGTCGTGCTGGCTCATCGGAGCCTCCTTCTCTGGGTGCGCCGGTGCGGCGGCACGTTCAGGCCGGTTGGGGCACGGGAACAAGGGTCGCACGGGCGGGTGCCGGGTCGGGTCGGAACCGGCGCAGCCGAAGGCTGTTGGTCACCACGAACACCGATGACAACGCCATCGCCGCCGCAGCGACGAGAGGATTGAGCAGGCCGGCCATGGCTATCGGAATGGCGGCGACGTTGTACGCGAACGCCCAGAACAGGTTTCCCTTGATGGTGCCGAGAGTGCGGCGGGCGAGGCGGATCGCGTCCACGACGACGGTCAGGTCGCCGGAGACGATGGTGATGTCGCTGGCTGCGATCGCGGCGTCCGTGCCTCCACCCATGGCCAGGCCGAGGTCGGCGGCGGCGAGGGCGGCGGCGTCGTTGACGCCGTCACCGACCATCGCGACAACGTGC
This genomic window contains:
- a CDS encoding DUF6153 family protein translates to MSLITLTDRLHASRSMARTLLLLIALTGAVIVGLLAMHSLNTHTAANTGHQATVATASATADDHHSGATVTDEGCADCGSGHADMLAMACVLALLASVLLARLRPSQVWLSVLPRPRPLSAALPGRPRPRPPSLTALCISRR
- a CDS encoding signal peptidase II; amino-acid sequence: MTTVARLAVAAVTVAAAFAVDQFTKAWALSSLGNGQKIELGLGVTLRLVFNPGVAFGLGGDVGAPLVIGIMALTSGLLAWIVIRVVRGRNMGATAFLAVAAGGAIGNLWDRTTRAQTGPLSGEVVDFIGVDWFAIFNMADVFTTLGLLGWAVLLLVQRDDTHTPASSENASSCSPAGSPLTAVKSPSTTPPG
- a CDS encoding F510_1955 family glycosylhydrolase, translating into MRIHLRATASFVALTSLLLTGCAAAEPPSTGSDHTDTALSHVHAIVPAPDDDGFLLGTHEGLYAATADGQLGSRVGSYGFDAMGLTAVDDTLIASGHPGRGTPGELGEGNLGIIRSSDGGTTWEPVAFTGEKDFHVLTAAPDGTLYGQETGSAQMLASTDRGATWSSTGATLLSFALVVDATGRIIAATPDGPQVSTDQGATFGPLPDRPIMSLIAVSPDGQQLIGVGSKGSLWRSTTRDPSWRNIATAHGSAQAIAITDAGDILIVDDSGLSLLPSAYQPLIERPQAPPSILDLALA
- a CDS encoding DUF305 domain-containing protein; this translates as MKIRTAATAALTLAAALTLAGCADGSGSESMPGMDHGSSSSPSSSSTVTADFNDADVMFAQMMIPHHQQAVEMADMILDKEGIDPGVLTLASDIKAAQQPEIDQLQSWLTEWGADMPDMDSMEGMDHGGGMMSEDDMAALEAATGAEASRLFLEQMTMHHEGAIQMAQDEVDNGQNADAVAMAQTIVDTQTAEIAKMQELLAQL
- a CDS encoding heavy metal translocating P-type ATPase, with product MSHPQSEDERAPAAGQSGHGHADHGGHAGHGDHVARFRRLFWIMLILAVPVVGFSTMFSMLIGYPLPDAAWVEWVSPILGTVMYVWGGAPFLTGAVSELRARKPGMMLLIALAITVAFLASWGASIGLLHHELDFWWELALLIVIMLLGHWIEMRSLAQTTSALDSLAALLPDEAEKVEGDSTVTVAPADLQVGDVVVVRPGGRVPADGRIVQGSASMDESMITGESRPVRRSDGDQVIAGTVATDSGVRVEITAVGEDTALAGIQKLVTEAQNSSSHAQRLADRAAGWLFWFALGAAAITATVWTLVGLPDQAVIRTITVLVIACPHALGLAIPLVVSIATERAARGGVLVKDRLALESMRTVDTVLFDKTGTLTKGTPAVTAIDPAAGIDADELLTWAAAAEADSEHPLARAIVNAAQEKQFTVPAAVDFQSSPAVGVRARVTGRTVQVGGPYMLKQEGAAELPVADEWRKEGAIILHVLVDGQVAGALRLADEIRPESRAAVDALHQRGVQVVMITGDAEAVAASVAADLGIDRFFAGVRPEDKASKVKELQSEGRKVAMVGDGVNDAPALAQADVGIAIGAGTDVAIASAGVILASDDPRSVLSVIELSRASYRKMKQNLWWAAGYNLISVPLAAGVLAPVGFVLPMSVGAILMSLSTIVVALNAQLLRRLDLSPDAVADR
- a CDS encoding four-helix bundle copper-binding protein; its protein translation is MTVADQMLATHPKVGFAAAQDALLRCIEACVECAQACTACADACLGEDMVAELVACIRKNSDCADICAVTGAVLSRQTAPDVATVRALLEACRTACASCAAECEQHADMHEHCRVCAESCRRCEQACTDLLAAL